In Corynebacterium aquilae DSM 44791, the genomic stretch TCGCTTGGTTGCGGGGTGGTTGTGAGGGTGGCTTTCTTAGGTGCCCATGCCCCGTTGGGGTTGCCTTCGCCGGTGTCCATCGTGAGTCCTTGGAGCACCATGAGGGCTAGCAGTCCGACGAGCAGCAGGGTGGTTGATGGGCGGATGCGGTAGCCGAAGGAGAGGTATTTCGCTCCCGGAATTTTGGAGGTGCGGGGATCCTTGATGAGCCGTTTGGGGCCGTTGCTGTGCCCATCGGTGTCAGGGCCGATGGGATCGGAGACCGACACGTCCGAGCGGCTAGGTTCCTCGCCGCTGGTAGTAGGCCGCGCCGTGGTGGCGGCTGTGGTGGGCCCCTGCGAGGTGGGCGCTGGTGGTGGGGTGTCCATCAGGACGGTGTCGAGGGTGTCATCGCCGGTCAGTGGCACATCGATGCGGGGCTGGCGGTCGTAAGTGCGGGTGGTGACTTGGGTTTTTTCTGCGTCGACCATGCCGCGACGTACGGCGCCGGACACGGTGGTTGCGGAACCGTAGTCGGCCCAGAATTCGTCGAGCATTTCGGTGCGGATGGCGCGTTCCACGGCCCATTGGCGGGCGGGATTGACCTGCACCACGAAACGCATTTGCACCAGCCAGGGCATGCCGACGACGGTGGGTTTGTCGATGGACACTGCGGGGTGCACGTCGAGTTCCCCACGGATGTCGGGGGCGATGTCTTCCCGGGAGATTGCCCGCAAGGCGGCGTTGGTGCTGCGCTCAATCGCTTCGTCGATGGAGCCACTGGACAGCAGGGGAATGGGGACGACGGCGACGGCCCGAGACCAGTAGTTGGAGTGGTTGACCAGCACGCGGGCCGCGGAGTTGGGCACCAGAACGGTTTCGCCGTTGAGGGTGCGCACCCGGGTTGCGCGCATCGTCATTTGGATCACGTCACCTTCGACGTCCACGCCGTTGCCTTTAAATTGCACCCAGTCGCCCACACCGAACTGTTTTTCTTGCAGCACGAAGAATCCGGCCAGGAAGTCCGCGATCACGGATTGGGCGCCCAGGCCGACGGCGGCGGAAATCACGGTGGCGGGAATCGCCGCCCCGACGAGGGAGAAGCCTAGGGTTTTCAAAAACGCCACGATCAGCAGGAAGTAGGCCACCATCTGGGTGATGTAGACCAGGGTGCCGAAGATGGCGAGTTTTGATTTGGACTCTTGGATGTTGTCGTCGAGTCGGGATTGGAAGATGGTGATTGCGATGCGCCCGAGTCGTGGCACCAAAAGCGCGCACACGGTGATCATGGCGAGCGGAATACCGGGGTAGATCAGCCAGTTGCGGAGCTGATCGAGAAGATATCCGAGCGGGATGGCGCCAGATAGGGAGTGGATGAGGTATCTCGCAGTCATGAAGTTCAATGTAGCGAGACTGTGCGGATGCTGCTGAAAATGGTTGGCTGCGCAGGCGTGGTGGTTTCTTTTTCTGCGGGTGTTGTGGCGGGCGTGGGCTGTTTAAGGTCGTTGGCTGTGTAGGTGCTGGCGC encodes the following:
- a CDS encoding mechanosensitive ion channel family protein; translation: MTARYLIHSLSGAIPLGYLLDQLRNWLIYPGIPLAMITVCALLVPRLGRIAITIFQSRLDDNIQESKSKLAIFGTLVYITQMVAYFLLIVAFLKTLGFSLVGAAIPATVISAAVGLGAQSVIADFLAGFFVLQEKQFGVGDWVQFKGNGVDVEGDVIQMTMRATRVRTLNGETVLVPNSAARVLVNHSNYWSRAVAVVPIPLLSSGSIDEAIERSTNAALRAISREDIAPDIRGELDVHPAVSIDKPTVVGMPWLVQMRFVVQVNPARQWAVERAIRTEMLDEFWADYGSATTVSGAVRRGMVDAEKTQVTTRTYDRQPRIDVPLTGDDTLDTVLMDTPPPAPTSQGPTTAATTARPTTSGEEPSRSDVSVSDPIGPDTDGHSNGPKRLIKDPRTSKIPGAKYLSFGYRIRPSTTLLLVGLLALMVLQGLTMDTGEGNPNGAWAPKKATLTTTPQPSEEPAPTPTEEPAQPTPTQSTPPTNASTVPTPIQQPDTADAEQTPADTAEPNGAAPEDQPTSTAPAAPPVAPNDAPGPAENPQPDNAPAPAAPAPDPSAENTPAQP